The Ziziphus jujuba cultivar Dongzao chromosome 7, ASM3175591v1 genome includes a region encoding these proteins:
- the LOC107421993 gene encoding S-adenosylmethionine carrier 1, chloroplastic/mitochondrial isoform X2 — translation MQNLTLETRKSFASISMGEEKPFDFFRILFEGFIAGGAAGVVVETALYPIDTIKTRLQAVHGGGKIVLKGLYSGLAGNIAGVLPASAIFVGVYEPTKQKLLKMFPENLSAVAHLTAGALGGLAASLVRVPTEVVKQRMQTGQFTSAPDAVRLIASREGFRGLYAGYRSFLLRDLPFDAIQFCIYEQLRIGYKVAARRDLNDPENAIIGAFAGAITGAITTPLDVIKTRLMVQGSGTQYRGISDCVQTIVREEGPRALLKGIGPRVLWIGIGGSIFFGVLEGTKRFLEQRRPTHRQDSKEK, via the exons ATGCAAAACTTAACACTTGAAACCAGAAAGTCTTTTGCATCTATCAGCATGGGAGAGGAAAAGCCATTTGATTTCTTTCGCATTTTGTTTG AGGGTTTTATAGCAGGAGGGGCAGCTGGTGTTGTTGTTGAAACAGCTTTATACCCTATTGATACCATAAAGACACGGCTTCAG GCTGTTCATGGTGGaggaaaaatagttttgaagggcCTTTATTCTGGATTGGCTGGAAATATAGCTGGCGTCTTACC GGCATCTGCAATATTTGTAGGTGTGTACGAACCTACAAAGCAGAAATTATTAAAGATGTTTCCAGAAAACCTTAGTGCTGTAGCTCACCTG ACTGCAGGTGCTCTAGGGGGACTTGCTGCTTCCCTTGTACGTGTTCCAACAGAG GTTGTAAAGCAAAGGATGCAAACTGGGCAATTTACTTCAGCCCCTGATGCCGTTCGCCTTATTGCCTCCAGGGAGGGTTTCAGAGGACTCTATGCG GGTTATCGATCCTTTTTATTAAGGGATTTGCCATTTGATGCAATTCAATTTTGCATATATGAGCAGCTTCGGATAGGATATAAAGTGGCG GCGAGGAGAGATCTTAATGATCCTGAAAATGCTATCATTGGCGCTTTCGCTG GTGCAATAACTGGAGCTATAACTACACCTCTTGATGTAATTAAGACTAGGCTGATGGTTCAG GGATCTGGTACTCAATACAGAGGGATTTCCGACTGTGTTCAAACTATTGTGAGAGAAGAAGGACCTCGTGCTCTTCTGAAG GGAATTGGCCCAAGAGTGCTATGGATAGGCATAGGCGGTTCGATCTTTTTTGGTGTCCTGGAGGGTACTAAGCGGTTTCTAGAGCAGAGGCGGCCCACACATCGACAAGACTCGAAGGAGAAGTAA
- the LOC107421993 gene encoding S-adenosylmethionine carrier 1, chloroplastic/mitochondrial isoform X1 has translation MGPLTLAIDAKSSPQASTDKRMQNLTLETRKSFASISMGEEKPFDFFRILFEGFIAGGAAGVVVETALYPIDTIKTRLQAVHGGGKIVLKGLYSGLAGNIAGVLPASAIFVGVYEPTKQKLLKMFPENLSAVAHLTAGALGGLAASLVRVPTEVVKQRMQTGQFTSAPDAVRLIASREGFRGLYAGYRSFLLRDLPFDAIQFCIYEQLRIGYKVAARRDLNDPENAIIGAFAGAITGAITTPLDVIKTRLMVQGSGTQYRGISDCVQTIVREEGPRALLKGIGPRVLWIGIGGSIFFGVLEGTKRFLEQRRPTHRQDSKEK, from the exons ATGGGTCCCTTGACTTTAGCCATTGATGCTAAAAGCTCTCCTCAAGCCTCCACAG ATAAGAGGATGCAAAACTTAACACTTGAAACCAGAAAGTCTTTTGCATCTATCAGCATGGGAGAGGAAAAGCCATTTGATTTCTTTCGCATTTTGTTTG AGGGTTTTATAGCAGGAGGGGCAGCTGGTGTTGTTGTTGAAACAGCTTTATACCCTATTGATACCATAAAGACACGGCTTCAG GCTGTTCATGGTGGaggaaaaatagttttgaagggcCTTTATTCTGGATTGGCTGGAAATATAGCTGGCGTCTTACC GGCATCTGCAATATTTGTAGGTGTGTACGAACCTACAAAGCAGAAATTATTAAAGATGTTTCCAGAAAACCTTAGTGCTGTAGCTCACCTG ACTGCAGGTGCTCTAGGGGGACTTGCTGCTTCCCTTGTACGTGTTCCAACAGAG GTTGTAAAGCAAAGGATGCAAACTGGGCAATTTACTTCAGCCCCTGATGCCGTTCGCCTTATTGCCTCCAGGGAGGGTTTCAGAGGACTCTATGCG GGTTATCGATCCTTTTTATTAAGGGATTTGCCATTTGATGCAATTCAATTTTGCATATATGAGCAGCTTCGGATAGGATATAAAGTGGCG GCGAGGAGAGATCTTAATGATCCTGAAAATGCTATCATTGGCGCTTTCGCTG GTGCAATAACTGGAGCTATAACTACACCTCTTGATGTAATTAAGACTAGGCTGATGGTTCAG GGATCTGGTACTCAATACAGAGGGATTTCCGACTGTGTTCAAACTATTGTGAGAGAAGAAGGACCTCGTGCTCTTCTGAAG GGAATTGGCCCAAGAGTGCTATGGATAGGCATAGGCGGTTCGATCTTTTTTGGTGTCCTGGAGGGTACTAAGCGGTTTCTAGAGCAGAGGCGGCCCACACATCGACAAGACTCGAAGGAGAAGTAA